The genomic interval GGTCACTGTGCCTCAGCCCCCCTCAACAGGAGGCATGACACCACCTCATGAATGGAAACTGACCAGGAGAAatcttaccttttttttctcttttttgtggtCCAGgaactcacatgtgctaggcgagcgctctaccactgagctacacccctaccctgcttttttttttctttttgagatacaGCAGCTACATTATATAGACTCGAATCATAAGCATACAACCAAATGGATTTTGCATCTGTTTTCAGTACTCTAGATCAAGGCTGAGAACAACTCCAGCACTCTATAGAGGGCTCTCTCAGGGCCTCCTTCTCATCAATATCCCCCAGAAGGGGGATGAGAAGTGTCCCACTTTCCCAACTTCCCTCACTATCGGTGAGTTTTGCTTCTTCTTGACCTTCAGGTAGATGGATCATGCAGTCTGTGTTCTttgtctatgatttttttttatcttatttatttattctgattaggtatatatgacagcagaatacatttcgattcattgtatataataactgcagcacaacttttcatttctcggGTTCTATAACTTTTCATGTTCAACATTATGCCAGAAAAATTGTCCCATATGATTGAAATAAGAtcagttttaatttgtttaaaaaaaattttttaattaaaataattatctctttaaagacAGTCTCACTATGTGGACCAGGCTGGACTCAAAATCCTGggctcgggctggggttgtggctcagcaatagcgtgctcgcctagcacgtgcgaggccctgggttccatctttaaCATCacgcaaaaataaatatttactttttagttgtgtccaacaacaactaaaaagtaaatattaaaaaaaaaaaatcctgggctcaggtgatcctcccacctcagctctgAGTAACTAGGACTACAAATGTGTTACCGAACCCAGTTGGTTTTTGGGGttgtcttttgttttggtttcttgaGAGGGAGAACCCCAGAAAGAAACTCTATTCATTTATCTAGAAGTGTTATGGATCAAAGCCTGGGCCTTGGGCATGCGAGGCTAGTGTTGTACCACCaatccacacccccagcccccaatctCTCTTAGATTAGAAGACTGGCTAACCTTATGAGGTTTGGGTACAAAAAGTATCTAATTTTTGCTTATGTTTTGAAAGCACATAGATCTGTCAGAGCTCTCTTTGGTGTTCTTTGCATTTGTAATGGCAAAACctccagtctcgatcctctgggAAGTTGGCGGTGGCCAGTTGGGGACAGGACTGGTGCATGCTCACAGCTCCTCTGGTTTCTTCTGCAGCCTCCTGCCTTGACTTGGGAGAAGGCACCATGATTATCTCCCTGTGGCTCCCCTCCCACTGGCAGGGGGTGCAGATGGGAGGCAGTGGGTAGAGGAAAGAGGGGCCAGGCTGGGCTCAGGTCAAAGTGGTTTCAAACACTGACTCCCCTAAAGTGAGAGGACAGTGTTTCTCTCTGTAAGCAGGTGGGCTTCTCTTATTTGGAGTCTCCTGGCTCGTTCCTCCGTATTCCATGTCACAGGGATGGGGGGTGAGGGAAGCAGGTGGTGTTCCAGGAGCTGAGCCCCTGACATGTAGTGGGAGCCTCCACAGAGGTTCCATATACTTTAATTTACTTGATCCTGACCTTAAGAAGCGGGAGTCATCATCACCTTGAGGTAGGTAAGGGAAAGAGGCTCGAAGAGTTTGCAAAGTTTAAATCACTCATCCAAGGTCAAGGAGCTAGTGAGTGTTGAGTTCCGAAGCACAGAATGGAAGCTGTGCTCCAGGCAGCCCAATCTGGGGCCTCCCAGAGGGGCTGTTTCCACCCGAGgatggggcaggaaggagggggTGGTGTGTGCTCTGGCCGCAGCCCTTGACCTGCAGGGAAGCTGCTCTGTTTGTACACCTGAGTCCACGCGGGCAGCTGCgcccttcccagcctccagccctgctccccctgaggTTCCGGCGACCTCCTCATTCCCATCCAAAACTTGTGACTGCTCATGCCAACGTGTGGCCTTGGGGTGGAAGGACTGGAGCCTTAACTAGAGGGATGTTGCAATTGCAGGTGGGGAgtgaggtgggaagggaaggggagaggtcGCTGGAGAAGCCCCTCCTGAGGGCCCGAACTGCTCCTGTGGGCAGCCCTCTGGAACGAGGGCAGAGGCGGTGGGCCAGACGGAGAACAGAGACCCTGGCCAGGGCTGAGGAGCTGGCCGACCCCAGGGACCTGTGCCTGCATTAGAGGCCTGGGAGGACAGGAGGCTGTGACTCCTCCTTACCTGAGCCGGGCACTGCCAAACACTGGGTGGGACCAAAGTGGGGCCAAAGGCAGGGCTGGGACTAGAGTGGAGGAGGAGAGGCACCTAGGACACAGAATGCCATCAGGCCCTCCCTCCCAGGTGCCTCTCATGCCCCACCCCagtccctgccctgcccaggagcTCAGGGTCAGAGGGCAGCTAGGACTCAACCTCCTTGCAAACCAGACCTGTTCCAAGCCCTGTGCATATGGTCATATGTAACATAGGTGGAGTTTGCTAATTCTATAATTCTGTTACTTCATTCAACACATACCTGTGTGTTAGGTTGACCCTCACAGTTCTTGAAATTATCCCCATGGACAGATAAAAAGACTGAGCCAGAACAGTTAGGTAACTTGTCCGCTAACAACTTGTGCACCTAAGTATTCAAagtccattatttttctttctctctttatttatttattttttcaggactgaggattgaatcagggccttgcacattcctgtaccactgaaccacacccagAGTACACGCTCTTAAACATAATGCAACATCGCATGTGTGCATTCccccccccctcacacacacacacacacacacacacacacacacacacactcacacaccccaGATGCTGTCTAGCCACCTTATCAGGACCTCCCCGCCCCCAGCAGATTGGCCACAGCTGTGCTTCTGCTCACGGAAGGCCCTGGGGCATGCAGAAGAAGGTGGGTCACATGTGGACAGGGCCCCTTTTAAGGCCCCACCACCCCAGCTAACTCCGTCTTCTGCCACCTGACCTGCCGGCTGCTACCCACACCAGCTGTACCACTCACCATGAAGGTTCTTGTCCTTCTGCTTGTCACCCTTGCCGTGGTCTATGCAGCTCCTGACCCCCGGGGAATCCTAATCAACCTGGTAAGGGGCTGTGCAGGGGAAGTACATCTGAGCCTCCAGGCGGGGATTTTGTGAGTTTGGATCTTGGCCTCTGATGTCCTCAGCTGGAGCTGCTCAGGGGCTCTTTTCCTTGATGGCTCGGTCCCCTCCTGCACCTCTTCCCAGGGTGCCCCCAAAAGACTTATTGACAGTTCAGACTCAGGCTGGGATATGCTCAGAGCAGGGTGGTGGCAGAGAAAtgaccctgggctggggttgggacCCATGGGGTCCAGACAGATGAAAAGTCTGGTGTGAGGAACTAACGACTTGAGCCAGAGCCAACCCTGTGGATTCTAGTACTGACTGTAGCCCACGCCCTGGCCCCATGTTCCCATCTGGAATGTGCCCAGTTGGCCCCAAACAGGGTCTCCCCATGGCTCCAGCTCCCACACCCAAGGCTCCTATGAAAGCTGAGACACCCTGCGAGGCTCTCCTCCCCGGACAGGCTTTTGCATAGTGACCCAGGGGCATCCAGGACCGTCCACACCCATCCCGTCAAGAGGGAAGAAGTGTGGCACTGGGTGGCCGCTGCACCCTGGCTGTGAGGAAGCATTCTACAAAATCAGAGCCTGGAACCCTGGCTCAGAGGGTCCCATGCTCTAGAAAGCTTCACTTGTGcatggcatggtggcacatgcctgtagtcccagtggcacaggaggctgaggcaggaggatcacaaattcaaagccagcctcagtaatttagggaggctgtaagcaacttaaagagaccctttctctaaataaaacataaaaatggttgggatgtggctcagtggttaagcactctgggttcaactccgggtaccaaaaagaagagagagagaggaaaaaaaagagagagagaaacagagaggaagCTTCACCCACGATCCTGGTTTCTGACTTACAGTGGCTCACTCCTATGCGCCAGATACAGTTCTGAGTGCCTGGCAATAACACCAGGAGACTATTCTTATCCACCACCCTCACATGGAGAGAAGTTAAGCACCGGCCTGAGTCACACAGCTGGAAAGGGGTGGCATTGGAATTGGCGCTGGGGCAGGCGAGCCCCAGGTTGTCTCACCTCCACAGGTCACAGCAGGGCAAGTCCCACACGGCAGCCACCCAGTGCCAAGGTTCTTTCCCTCCTGGCAGGGACAGGCTTGGAGGGTCCAGGATGCCCCTATGATGCTATGCAAAAAtctgtggggggagggggagtctTGAGGGGTGATGGACTTCAATTTTCAGACTCCTCAAAGGAATGTGGGAGCCGGAGCCACTGGGAAACCCTGTTTTGGAGTCATCTGTGCAACCTCCAGAGGGGAtcactgaggcccagggagttGGTAGTTACAGCCAGTACTAGAAGCCTTGGGTTCTGACCCAGCCCAGGACTGCCTCTCTGCCACCACACTGCCCACTCCTCACGTGGGTGGAGTGCAGAGAGGCCACCAGACCCAGGGGCTGGACTCCTTCACACATGCTCCTTCTGAAGGAGGTAGTGTCGGGGATGAGTGGGACGGGGGCTGGTGGCGAAGGGCATGGGGAAGGGCGCTGGGCTCACTGTCTGTCGCTGCAGGAAGATGGCGAGATCTGCATGAACAGTGCCCAGTGCAAGAGCAGCTGCTGCCAACACTTCAGCCCCCTGGGCGTGGCCCGCTGCACACGCAAGGCCAGCGAGAACAGCGAATGCTCGCCCAAGGTGGGGACTAGGGAGTTGGCAAGAGGGG from Ictidomys tridecemlineatus isolate mIctTri1 chromosome 8, mIctTri1.hap1, whole genome shotgun sequence carries:
- the Clps gene encoding colipase precursor; its protein translation is MKVLVLLLVTLAVVYAAPDPRGILINLEDGEICMNSAQCKSSCCQHFSPLGVARCTRKASENSECSPKTLYGIYYKCPCERGLTCESDRTIIGAITNTNYGICLDAGRSKE
- the Clps gene encoding colipase isoform X1 — its product is MLLLKEVVSGMSGTGAGGEGHGEGRWAHCLSLQEDGEICMNSAQCKSSCCQHFSPLGVARCTRKASENSECSPKTLYGIYYKCPCERGLTCESDRTIIGAITNTNYGICLDAGRSKE